From Providencia sp. R33, a single genomic window includes:
- a CDS encoding type II toxin-antitoxin system RelE/ParE family toxin gives MAIYKTKMFNNSIKKINISDFELINAAMDVFAGQYEAHLGGGVIKKRLPLQGKGKSGGVRTLIFYRQGRHLFFADAWLKSRLNAKGTKEIEDDTLESYKDIAKVLLQLDDEKIMKMLKANLLMEVNYE, from the coding sequence ATGGCTATCTATAAAACGAAGATGTTTAATAATAGTATCAAAAAGATAAATATTAGTGATTTTGAATTGATTAATGCGGCAATGGATGTGTTTGCAGGCCAATATGAAGCCCATCTTGGCGGCGGCGTTATTAAAAAGCGTTTGCCACTACAAGGAAAAGGTAAAAGCGGAGGCGTCAGAACGCTTATTTTTTATAGGCAGGGGCGGCACTTATTTTTTGCTGACGCTTGGCTGAAATCTCGTTTAAATGCAAAAGGAACCAAAGAAATTGAGGACGATACTCTCGAATCTTATAAAGATATCGCGAAGGTACTTTTGCAATTAGATGATGAAAAAATAATGAAAATGCTAAAAGCTAACCTGTTAATGGAGGTTAATTATGAATAA
- the flhA gene encoding flagellar biosynthesis protein FlhA, giving the protein MANLAALLKLPKNLQGTQWQILAGPVLILLILSMMVLPLPAFLLDLLFTFNIALSIMVLLVAMFTKRTLDFAAFPTILLFATLLRLSLNIASTRIILLDGHTGPDAAGRVVEAFGHFLVGGNFAIGIVVFIILVLINFMVITKGAGRIAEVGARFVLDGMPGKQMAIDADLNAGIINDDEAKKRRAEVTQEADFYGSMDGASKFVRGDAIAGIMIMVINVVGGLIVGVGQHNMSLGDATSAYTLLTIGDGLVAQIPALIISTAAGVIVTRVATDEDVGEQMVSQLFNNPRVLWLSAAVLGLIGLIPGMPNFVFLLFTAALAGLGWYLVRKSQQPESAKGDNSQALHFQEANKVVEATWDDVQLEDLLAMEVGYRLIPLVDNDQQGELLGRLRGLRKKFAQEVGYLPPVVHICDNLALSPCEYRILIKGAEVGRGEAQPGRSLAIDPGNAAGTLQGDATREPAFGLPAVWIDDDLREEAQIQGYTVVSASTAVATHFNQILLQNSSTLFGRQEAQMLYDRVKKEMPKLADDLIPDTISLTILHRVLQNLLMEDVVIRDMRTIIETLAEMAGENGEQKDTDYLTSQVRIALGRAITQQWFGNAEEIQVIGLDAGLEQILLQAAKNGGGLEPNLAQFIQTQAEQAVSHQEAMGAPNVLLVNHALRLILSRFLRRSLPQLVVMSNLEMTDHRKIRMTSMISGS; this is encoded by the coding sequence ATGGCTAATTTGGCTGCACTTTTAAAATTGCCGAAAAACTTACAAGGAACGCAGTGGCAAATACTCGCGGGTCCGGTTCTTATCTTATTGATTTTGTCGATGATGGTATTGCCATTACCGGCATTTTTATTGGATTTACTGTTTACCTTTAATATTGCCCTTTCCATCATGGTGTTATTGGTGGCGATGTTCACCAAGCGGACACTTGATTTCGCTGCATTTCCAACTATCTTGCTATTCGCCACACTATTGCGTTTATCATTGAATATCGCATCGACACGAATTATTTTGTTAGATGGGCACACTGGGCCTGACGCCGCAGGGCGGGTGGTTGAAGCCTTTGGCCACTTTTTGGTGGGCGGTAACTTCGCTATCGGAATTGTCGTCTTTATCATCCTTGTCTTGATTAACTTTATGGTTATCACTAAAGGGGCGGGGCGTATCGCTGAAGTGGGCGCTCGCTTTGTGTTGGATGGTATGCCCGGTAAGCAAATGGCTATCGATGCGGACCTTAACGCGGGGATCATTAACGATGATGAAGCCAAAAAACGCCGTGCAGAAGTGACTCAAGAAGCGGATTTTTATGGCTCAATGGATGGTGCGAGTAAATTCGTGCGCGGGGATGCTATCGCGGGGATCATGATTATGGTGATCAACGTGGTGGGCGGGTTAATCGTCGGTGTGGGGCAGCACAATATGTCGCTGGGGGATGCGACCAGCGCCTATACCTTGCTGACCATTGGTGATGGCCTAGTCGCGCAAATTCCTGCATTAATTATTTCTACCGCAGCAGGGGTTATCGTAACTCGCGTTGCAACAGATGAAGACGTGGGCGAACAGATGGTGAGCCAGCTGTTCAATAACCCACGTGTTTTGTGGCTCAGTGCGGCTGTACTTGGTTTAATTGGCCTAATTCCGGGCATGCCAAACTTTGTTTTCTTGTTATTCACTGCAGCACTGGCGGGGCTGGGATGGTATTTAGTGCGTAAATCCCAACAACCGGAAAGTGCGAAGGGGGATAATAGCCAAGCTTTACATTTCCAAGAAGCCAATAAAGTGGTGGAAGCCACGTGGGACGATGTCCAATTAGAAGACTTATTGGCGATGGAAGTGGGTTATCGATTGATCCCACTTGTGGATAACGACCAACAAGGTGAATTACTTGGTCGCTTACGTGGTTTACGTAAAAAATTCGCTCAAGAGGTGGGGTATTTACCGCCAGTTGTCCATATTTGTGACAACTTAGCACTTTCCCCTTGTGAGTACCGTATTTTAATTAAAGGCGCAGAAGTTGGGCGTGGTGAAGCACAACCTGGACGTAGTTTAGCCATTGACCCGGGTAATGCAGCGGGGACGTTACAAGGTGATGCAACCCGAGAGCCAGCCTTTGGTTTGCCCGCAGTTTGGATTGATGATGATTTACGTGAAGAAGCGCAAATCCAAGGGTATACCGTGGTTTCAGCAAGTACGGCGGTAGCGACGCACTTTAACCAAATTTTATTGCAAAACTCGAGCACGTTATTTGGTCGCCAAGAAGCACAAATGCTATATGACCGCGTGAAAAAAGAGATGCCAAAACTGGCGGATGACCTTATCCCAGATACGATTTCATTAACGATTTTGCACCGTGTTTTACAAAATTTATTAATGGAAGATGTGGTGATCCGCGATATGCGCACCATCATTGAAACGTTAGCGGAAATGGCTGGGGAAAATGGTGAGCAAAAAGACACTGATTACCTCACCTCACAAGTTCGCATTGCGTTAGGTCGTGCAATTACTCAGCAATGGTTTGGTAATGCGGAAGAAATTCAAGTGATTGGGCTAGATGCCGGATTGGAGCAAATTCTTCTGCAAGCCGCGAAAAATGGCGGTGGATTAGAGCCAAACCTTGCACAGTTTATCCAAACGCAAGCGGAGCAAGCGGTTTCTCACCAAGAGGCGATGGGGGCACCAAATGTCTTGCTCGTGAACCATGCGTTGAGGTTAATTCTGTCGCGCTTCTTACGTCGCAGCCTGCCACAACTGGTGGTGATGTCGAATTTAGAAATGACAGATCACCGTAAAATTAGGATGACATCAATGATTAGTGGTAGTTGA
- the flgM gene encoding flagellar biosynthesis anti-sigma factor FlgM produces the protein MAIEQTPAISSLTQVTTRDPQDAAAPMRDKKVAADVTIKESTFAPSELQKKLLQPQASDIDTAKVEKIKQAIKDGTLTMDTGKIADGILRDAHECMLSMK, from the coding sequence ATGGCTATTGAGCAAACCCCTGCAATTTCTTCGCTGACTCAGGTAACAACCCGTGATCCTCAAGATGCGGCAGCCCCGATGCGCGATAAAAAAGTTGCTGCCGATGTCACCATTAAAGAAAGTACTTTTGCGCCGAGTGAGCTACAGAAAAAATTATTACAGCCACAAGCCTCTGATATCGATACTGCAAAAGTTGAAAAAATTAAGCAAGCTATCAAAGATGGCACCCTGACCATGGACACGGGGAAAATTGCTGATGGCATTTTACGTGATGCCCATGAATGTATGTTATCAATGAAATAA
- a CDS encoding type II toxin-antitoxin system CcdA family antitoxin produces the protein MSNLATHRIKKTVSVTVTPELYEQAKQAKLNLSAILCKALAEELKKVEAIKWKEKNIAGFNELNRISEEHGLLFDKYKEF, from the coding sequence ATGAGCAACCTTGCAACACATAGGATTAAAAAAACAGTGAGTGTAACCGTGACACCCGAGCTATATGAGCAAGCCAAACAAGCGAAATTAAATTTATCGGCCATCTTATGTAAAGCATTAGCCGAAGAATTAAAAAAAGTGGAAGCCATCAAGTGGAAAGAAAAAAACATTGCGGGTTTCAATGAACTTAATAGGATCAGCGAAGAGCACGGACTGCTCTTTGACAAATACAAGGAATTTTAA
- the flgA gene encoding flagellar basal body P-ring formation chaperone FlgA → MIISGLSLTSALSHASLPQDINNYFRQVHGKNNHVSIEIKTPIEKWPNCDKPQISPPIGGRNMGNVSVPVQCGKKKQFLQLTVNVTGQYYVSTRNLNRGETIEFVDIGTKKGLLHKLPAGASTDKMALRGAIALRTITAGQTFTKSMVRQPWAIKAGQTVFVFANGDNFSVKYEGRAINNATIGQNIRVRLLNGQVVNGLAQENGSVNIALK, encoded by the coding sequence ATGATAATCAGTGGATTAAGCTTAACATCTGCGCTATCTCACGCGTCTCTACCGCAAGATATCAACAACTATTTTCGCCAAGTACATGGCAAAAATAACCACGTTTCAATTGAGATAAAAACGCCAATTGAAAAATGGCCAAACTGTGATAAACCGCAGATTAGCCCACCAATTGGTGGACGCAATATGGGAAATGTGTCCGTGCCAGTACAGTGTGGAAAGAAAAAACAATTTCTACAACTTACGGTCAATGTCACGGGGCAATATTATGTCTCAACCCGTAATTTAAATCGCGGAGAAACTATTGAATTTGTTGATATTGGCACAAAAAAAGGCCTGCTCCATAAATTACCTGCAGGTGCCAGTACGGACAAAATGGCGCTACGGGGTGCAATCGCACTGCGCACAATTACAGCAGGGCAAACATTTACCAAATCAATGGTAAGACAACCGTGGGCCATCAAAGCGGGTCAAACCGTATTTGTTTTTGCTAATGGCGATAATTTCTCGGTGAAGTATGAGGGACGCGCCATTAATAATGCCACCATTGGGCAAAATATTCGTGTAAGATTACTCAATGGTCAAGTGGTCAATGGGTTAGCACAAGAGAATGGCAGTGTTAATATCGCATTAAAATAA
- a CDS encoding flagella synthesis protein FlgN yields the protein MTDELLILLEQQLSHLQSLQIVMKNEEILLGYHRVPPSPFQEATEQKRFLVAAISHGETHRLQLEAKGEMTAPYEDDAALAGLWAAIKVLTTDLKELNYRNHQMLQLHIELNNQRLNFVKKHNNQSTYGADGLESKRPVLGKKISI from the coding sequence ATGACTGATGAATTACTGATATTGCTCGAGCAGCAGCTTTCCCATTTACAATCACTGCAAATTGTGATGAAAAATGAAGAAATTTTGTTAGGTTATCACCGTGTGCCTCCGTCCCCTTTTCAAGAAGCGACGGAGCAAAAACGCTTTCTGGTTGCCGCTATCAGCCATGGTGAAACCCATCGCTTACAGCTTGAAGCAAAAGGCGAAATGACCGCCCCCTATGAAGACGATGCAGCCTTGGCAGGTTTATGGGCAGCGATTAAAGTGTTAACCACTGACCTAAAAGAGCTGAATTATCGTAATCATCAAATGCTGCAATTACATATTGAGCTCAATAACCAGCGCCTTAATTTCGTTAAAAAACACAATAATCAATCAACCTATGGCGCTGATGGCTTAGAATCAAAACGCCCTGTTTTAGGTAAGAAGATTTCGATTTAG
- a CDS encoding CcdB family protein: MQYHLYQNRGDAIRAPYLVDIQSDIIDILNTRLVIPLYDSDLLHQPVPDKLTPCLSILGHDYILMTHLMSAVPKSLLGKEIKNLSDERERIKKAIDLLIDGF, translated from the coding sequence ATGCAATACCATCTCTATCAAAATAGAGGCGATGCCATTCGTGCTCCCTACCTAGTTGATATTCAAAGTGATATTATTGATATTCTGAATACTCGATTGGTCATCCCTTTATATGATAGCGATTTATTACACCAGCCAGTACCTGATAAACTCACCCCATGCCTTTCGATTCTTGGTCATGACTATATTTTAATGACTCACTTAATGTCTGCTGTGCCGAAATCTCTATTGGGTAAAGAAATCAAAAATTTAAGTGATGAAAGAGAACGTATCAAAAAAGCCATTGACCTACTCATTGATGGGTTCTAA
- the flgB gene encoding flagellar basal body rod protein FlgB: protein MIDKLNATFAFQQQALSIREARQTVLASNIANADTPGYQARDIDFNRQLQQAMDRGAVNGKGVALAVTAKGHIEGRGIKAPNMDLKYRVPYQTSMDGNTVDMDIERSQFADNTLKYQADLTFINSRVKSMLAVLQQG from the coding sequence ATGATTGATAAATTAAATGCCACGTTTGCCTTCCAGCAGCAGGCGTTGTCAATACGTGAAGCTAGGCAAACCGTTCTGGCTTCCAATATTGCTAATGCGGATACACCAGGTTATCAGGCGCGGGATATTGATTTTAATCGTCAGCTCCAACAAGCAATGGATAGAGGCGCGGTGAATGGCAAGGGTGTGGCACTGGCGGTAACCGCCAAAGGTCATATTGAAGGTCGCGGTATCAAAGCACCAAATATGGATTTGAAATACCGCGTCCCTTACCAAACTTCAATGGATGGTAACACCGTCGATATGGATATTGAACGCAGTCAATTCGCCGATAACACCCTGAAATATCAGGCTGATCTTACATTTATTAATAGCCGCGTTAAAAGCATGTTGGCTGTTCTACAGCAAGGGTAA
- the flhB gene encoding flagellar biosynthesis protein FlhB — translation MSDESDVEKTEEPTPHKKQKAKDDGQIVRSKELSSLMMMLAGISLLWLSGGHLATQLRQIARQGFIFDGHYLQNTGLMISYLGRVVSEALFALLPVIGGLALVGISASSLVGGLVFNSKLIKFDLKKLNPIKGLKRIFSMNALSELFKAILKSLFVGLGAYIFLWQSWPSLLHLVMESPVTALSNALQKVIFAGYLIVFLLIPMVAFDVFYQFRSHLKKLRMSRQEIKDEFKQQEGDPHIKAKIRQQQRAIARNRMMSDVPLADVIVTNPTHYAVALKYDDKRMGAPKVLAKGAGVIAQRIKEIGEEHRILQLEAPPLARALYRHAEIGQSIPVALYAAVAEVLAWVYQLRRWRREGGLRPKKPKNLPVPPTLDFAGDNNRDG, via the coding sequence GTGTCCGACGAGAGTGATGTAGAAAAAACAGAAGAGCCCACCCCCCATAAAAAGCAAAAAGCCAAAGATGATGGGCAAATCGTTCGTTCAAAGGAACTTAGCTCACTAATGATGATGTTGGCGGGTATTAGCTTGCTTTGGTTAAGTGGCGGGCACCTTGCGACACAACTTCGCCAAATTGCTCGCCAAGGTTTTATTTTTGATGGTCATTATTTGCAAAATACAGGCTTAATGATCAGCTATTTAGGTCGCGTGGTTAGCGAAGCGTTATTTGCATTACTGCCTGTTATTGGCGGTTTGGCACTGGTGGGGATTTCCGCTTCATCGTTAGTGGGCGGGTTAGTGTTTAACAGTAAATTGATTAAGTTCGATTTAAAAAAGCTCAACCCAATAAAGGGGCTAAAACGTATTTTTTCAATGAATGCGTTATCGGAATTGTTTAAAGCAATTTTGAAGTCGCTGTTTGTTGGGTTAGGTGCATATATTTTTTTATGGCAAAGCTGGCCTTCCTTACTGCATTTAGTGATGGAGTCGCCTGTTACCGCGCTCAGTAATGCCCTGCAAAAAGTGATTTTTGCGGGGTATTTAATTGTGTTTTTGCTGATCCCAATGGTGGCATTTGATGTGTTTTACCAATTTCGCTCTCATTTGAAGAAATTGCGCATGAGCCGCCAAGAAATTAAAGATGAGTTTAAGCAGCAAGAGGGTGACCCGCACATTAAAGCTAAAATTCGCCAACAACAGCGGGCGATAGCGCGGAATCGCATGATGTCGGATGTGCCACTTGCGGATGTGATAGTCACCAACCCGACGCACTACGCCGTGGCGCTGAAATATGATGATAAGCGCATGGGTGCGCCAAAAGTGTTGGCGAAAGGCGCGGGTGTCATTGCGCAGCGCATTAAGGAAATTGGTGAGGAACACCGAATATTACAGTTAGAAGCACCGCCGCTTGCAAGGGCGTTATACCGCCACGCAGAGATAGGGCAAAGCATCCCTGTTGCGCTATATGCGGCGGTTGCAGAAGTTTTAGCATGGGTTTACCAACTGCGCCGTTGGCGTCGTGAAGGTGGGCTCAGACCGAAGAAACCGAAAAATTTACCAGTGCCACCGACGCTGGACTTTGCTGGAGATAACAATCGCGATGGCTAA
- a CDS encoding helix-turn-helix domain-containing protein — MNNKMNELLQFAEDMEAVGVTDDSAARRIEARIKAKELKAKFAHPKPMTGEDIKRIREQNNISQSSLALILNMTKESVSKWERGEIKPNGAALRLLTMIDERMFII, encoded by the coding sequence ATGAATAATAAAATGAATGAATTACTGCAATTTGCAGAAGACATGGAAGCGGTTGGTGTTACCGATGATAGTGCAGCACGGCGTATTGAAGCTCGAATAAAAGCCAAAGAACTCAAAGCTAAATTTGCCCACCCTAAACCAATGACCGGGGAAGATATTAAGCGCATTCGTGAGCAAAATAATATCTCACAATCTTCCCTTGCGCTGATCTTAAATATGACAAAAGAGAGTGTATCTAAGTGGGAAAGAGGAGAGATTAAGCCTAATGGCGCGGCATTAAGGCTTCTCACAATGATAGATGAGAGAATGTTTATTATTTAA